The nucleotide window CGGCCAGCGCGAGGCTGGAGTCGAAGGCGGCGCGCAGGAGTGCGGGGTCGTCCTGGCCCGCATGCCGGTTGGGCCCCACCGTGTGGATGACCCAGCGGGCGGGAAGGTCGAAGGCGGGCGTGGCCACGGCCTGGCCGACGGACATGCCCTCGGGCAGGTCGGTGGCCCTCAGGTGGCGGCAGGCCTCCAGGAGCCGGGGCCCGGCGGCGCGGTGGATGGCGCCGTCCACGCCCCCGCCGCCCAGGAGCGTGGAGTTCGCGGCGTTGACGACGGCGTCGACCTCCTGGGTGGTGATGTCGCCGATGACGGCCTCGATGCGCATGACTGCTCCTTCGCGTGTCTCCTGAGCGGACGGGGTCCGGTGGCTGCTCGCCCACCACCCTGCCATGGTCGGGCGGTGCCCGCAGGGCCGGACGCGGCGCGCGGCCAGGGCCGGGTGCAGTGGGGGTGCGGCGGGGTGCTGGCCGACGACGTGACCGAGGACTCAGGGAGGGATTTCCCTCCCCCACCCCCTCGCGGCTATAGTTGCCGTGCTGCACACGGGGTGTGGCGCAGTTTGGTAGCGCGCTTCGTTCGGGACGAAGAGGTCGTGGGTTCAAATCCCGCCACCCCGACCATCGAGTTCATACTCAAGCCCCCAGTCCGGCCTCTGCGGACTGGGGTTGTTGCATGTTGTGGCCGTGGCAGCTTTGCCCCTGTTGTCCTGCGAGCCTCGGCCAGCCGGGCTATGGCTGTCGGCACTACCAGCCCGGCTTGACCGCCGGCTGACCCCCCGGCGCTCGCCATGGAGAAGAGCGCAACGAGCCCGCATTATTGGCGCTCACAAGGCAGAGGAGCAGCGAGCACAGAAGCGCAGGACGGCCTCCATCTCCCTCTCTTATCACCACACACAGCGCAGCAGGGGCACCGACCAGGCAGAACCCGACGAGACGGCTCTCCAGCACTGATAACGAGAACTCGGCTGGCAGCCCCGAGCCCGCACCATACGGCCATCACCGCCTACACCGCAGCCCTGGATCCCCGCATGCCCCGGGAATCGGGCGGGCATGATCGGTTCACGGCCTCCCGCGATCCCCGGACCGCCGCAGAATATGCCTGAGCGCGCTCTCAAGGGCAGGATAGGCGGGCTCGAATCCGCTCCCGCGCAGGCGCTCATCGCTGACCCGCTGATCGGTGTGGATGAGCTCATCGGCGCCCCGGGTGCCGAGCACCGCCGTCGGGCCGAGCCTGGGCACCGGGATCACCGCCGGGCGACGCAGGACCCGGCCCAGAGTCGCGGCGAGCTCCCCCGCCGTCACCGGATGCGGGGCAACAGCGTTGACAGCCCCCTCCAGCCCGGGGCTCAGAAGCGCGTGGATGTAGGCGCGCACCATGTCATCCAGCGCGATCCAGCTGACGGCGGCACTGGCGTCCGTGATCCGGCCGCCCAGCCCCACCAGGAACAGGGGCAGCTGCGGGGCCAGGGCCCCGCCGGACTCGGCCAGCACGATCCCGGTGCGCAGCGCGCACGTGCGCACGCCCCCATCAGCGGCGCGCTGCAACTGGGCCTCCCAGGCCCGGCACACCCCCGCCAGGAAGCCCCCGCCCGCGGAGGACTCCTCCGTGAGCACCTCTGCGGGGCGCCGGGGCCCGTAGTACCCGATGCCACTGGCCTGCACAATCGTGCGCGGCCCCGAGCCACCGCCCGCCAAGGCGGCGGCTGCGCGGGCGATGAGAGCCGCGGAGGAGACTCGGGAGGAGAGGATCTCCCGCCTGGCGCGGGCCGTCATCCGCGTCCCGATGCTCCTGCCCGCCAGGTTGACCACCGCATCCACGCCCTCCAGATCAGCCGGGTCGAGCCGGCCCGCGGCGGGATCCCATGCGATGTGCCCCTCCCCCGCCCTCGCCGCGCGCACCATCGGCACCACGCGGTGGCCCCCGGAGGTCAGTGCCGCGGCGAGCTGGGTCCCGATGAGCCCCGAGGCACCCGCGATAGCCACCGTGAGCCGCGGCCGGTCGGCGTAGCGGGCGTGGAAGTCCAGGTCGTCGCGCAGCTGCCTGGCCCGGTACGCCAGGAGCCGCTCGATCTGGCGGGCGATGACAGTACTGCCCACCCCCGCCACTCGGGGCGGCTCCACCTCGACGACGTCGGTCAGCTCGGTGGCGGCACCGCCGTCGACGGGGGTCATGGAGTGCGTGTGCTCCCAGCGGCGCCACGGACCGGCGACCTGCGCATCAACGAAGCCGCAGCCCTCGGCGTCCTCCCAGGAGCGCACATGCTCCAGGAGCCAGCGCGGCCTGGCGCCGCCGGCCAGCGCCGGCCAGCGCCAGCCCCAGCCGCACGCCCACCCGCCTGCCCGCCTCGATCCCGCCATGGTCGCGCCCCTCCAGCGTGGCCAGCAGCGACGGCGTGAGCCGGGTGAGCGCACCGGGCCGCGAGTGCCAGGCGGCCACCTCCGCCAGGGGGTGGGCCAGCCTCACCCGGTGCTCAATGCGCATGGCCCGACGTTATCCCAATCATGACCAGCCCACCGCCGCCGGAGGCCCCTGCCGCCACCCCGACCATCGAGTTCATGGCCTCCCCAGTCCGGTCCGCCCGGGCTGGGGTTGTTGCGCTCTGATCCCCCGCCACCACTTTCGACAATTTGCATGAGATCGTACTTCTCCGGGCCTGGAGAAGTACGATCTCATGCAAATTGTCGAAAGTGGGTGCTGGGCGCGGCACGCCGCCTCCACCTCGGCCCGGTCGTGCCATGGGGCGCACTCCCCGTCGCCACTCGACCCCGGATCGTGACCTATCCACTACCCTGGGACGGTCCTTGACCTACAGCGTCGAGAGAAGACAGTCCTCAGCACCCGGCCTCACCCGCCTACCACCGGTGAGGCCCGCCCCTACCTCAGGAGTCCCGAATGCGCACCCACCTCCGCACCACCCTTGCCGCCGTCGCCCTGGCTGGAGCCCTGGCCCTCACAGGCTGCTCCTCCACCGGCAGCGACTCAGCCGACTCCTCCGCCTCCACCGGCGCGGCCGATTCCGCCGGCTCCGCCCAGACCACCGCCGCCATGGAGGAGTCCGCCGCCAAGGAGACCACCGCAGCACCGGCAGCCCCCGAGGTCCCCGCCGGCCACAAGGAGGTCACCGCCCCCACCGCCGGCATCTCCTTCGCCGTCCCGGAGGACTGGCAGCCATTGGGGGATCTCAGCGACGAGCAGGTCGAGCTTCTCGCCTCCGGGTCCGGCATGACTGCCGACCAGTTCAGGAGCACCACGGAGCAGCTCGACATCTTCTATTTTGCGACCACTCCGGATGAGCAGGGATTCTCACCCAACATCAACGTGGCCAAGGAGACCTCGCCCGGTAGCCAGAAGCCCACGGAGGCGCAGATCCAGGCCACTATCCAGCAGCAGAGCGCCACGATGGACTCCTACGAGACCGTCCAGACGGCCAACGGAGAGGGCTACAGGGCCGCCTACACGCTGCCTGCGGCAAACGGAGACATCAAGGGCACTTTGCTTCTCCTCCCCAACGCCACCGGCAACCTGACCGTGATCTATGTCAGTGGCTCCTCGACGGAGCAGACCAAGGAGATCTCAGACAACGTCATCGCCTCGGCCCACTGAAACCCCCGGGGAGTCAGCCAGTCCCAGCTGAGGCTCCCTGATATCACCAACCGGCCACGACCGGACCTTCACGTGGGGCGGGCACCCGAGCAGGGCGCCCGCCCCACGTGCCGTCTACCAGGCGTCCCCCGACCGTCGACCCCGCCGTCCCACTTCACAGGCCCTGCCGGTAGGGTGGGCGGCTGAACAGTGTCGACGGAAGGCGAGCACTATGACCGCATCGCAGCCCTCGCAGCACAGCAGCGCGTCCCCCAGCGGGTCGCTCGGGCGCCTCAGGCCTGTGGAGGCCTCCCTGACGCTCGTCTTCGCCCTGGCCCTGATCACCTGGACCCTCCTCATGCGCGCCGGGGCCCTCAGCGGCCTGGATACCGCCCTGCACGCGCCCGAGGTCGAGCTCCGCTCCGTCACCGGCCAGGTCGCCGAGGCCTTCTCCGTACTGACCCACCCCCTGCTCATCCTGGCCAGCATCATCGGCTGGACCGCCTACTCCTACAAGAGGCGCATGCGCA belongs to Actinomyces capricornis and includes:
- a CDS encoding O-acetyl-ADP-ribose deacetylase, with the translated sequence MRIEAVIGDITTQEVDAVVNAANSTLLGGGGVDGAIHRAAGPRLLEACRHLRATDLPEGMSVGQAVATPAFDLPARWVIHTVGPNRHAGQDDPALLRAAFDSSLALAVELGCRSLALPAVGAGAYGWELQEVARIAVASARALAERAGEPRPRAGRPRGSGQPREGGSLELIRFVLFSRPALAAFEGELEG
- a CDS encoding TIGR01777 family oxidoreductase — encoded protein: MRSWEDAEGCGFVDAQVAGPWRRWEHTHSMTPVDGGAATELTDVVEVEPPRVAGVGSTVIARQIERLLAYRARQLRDDLDFHARYADRPRLTVAIAGASGLIGTQLAAALTSGGHRVVPMVRAARAGEGHIAWDPAAGRLDPADLEGVDAVVNLAGRSIGTRMTARARREILSSRVSSAALIARAAAALAGGGSGPRTIVQASGIGYYGPRRPAEVLTEESSAGGGFLAGVCRAWEAQLQRAADGGVRTCALRTGIVLAESGGALAPQLPLFLVGLGGRITDASAAVSWIALDDMVRAYIHALLSPGLEGAVNAVAPHPVTAGELAATLGRVLRRPAVIPVPRLGPTAVLGTRGADELIHTDQRVSDERLRGSGFEPAYPALESALRHILRRSGDRGRP